In one Legionellales bacterium genomic region, the following are encoded:
- a CDS encoding type II toxin-antitoxin system RelE/ParE family toxin — MYTVKYSRQSIKTLQRLPKPLADRIMDKIKKLKQSPYHDPQVKALKGLDAFRLRVGDWRIIYSINEGCLEILIIKIAPRGEAYK; from the coding sequence ATGTATACGGTTAAATATTCAAGGCAGTCGATCAAAACCTTGCAAAGATTACCGAAGCCCTTGGCCGATCGGATTATGGATAAAATTAAAAAACTCAAACAATCACCCTATCATGATCCTCAAGTCAAAGCGCTGAAAGGTTTGGATGCGTTCCGGTTAAGAGTTGGCGATTGGCGGATCATATACTCTATTAATGAAGGCTGCCTTGAAATTTTAATCATTAAGATTGCTCCTAGAGGAGAGGCATATAAATGA
- a CDS encoding helix-turn-helix domain-containing protein, protein MKHREFPVQIIENNGTPEWAVLPYEDYLRLQEVYEIAHDLDHFKSLLTKGQEEFIPEEYAERLVQGENAIKVWREYRQIKQVDLAKRIGVSTPYLSQLENNSRSPSIEVLKKISIALNVSTDDLIQSDKY, encoded by the coding sequence ATGAAACATCGTGAATTCCCCGTTCAAATTATCGAGAATAACGGCACACCAGAATGGGCTGTGCTGCCTTATGAAGATTACCTACGTTTGCAAGAAGTATATGAGATTGCACACGACTTAGATCATTTTAAATCTTTGCTGACCAAAGGCCAGGAAGAATTTATACCCGAAGAATATGCTGAGCGTCTTGTGCAAGGTGAAAATGCCATTAAAGTGTGGCGTGAATATCGACAAATAAAACAAGTAGATTTAGCAAAACGTATTGGCGTTAGCACGCCGTATCTTTCGCAACTTGAAAATAATTCTCGTTCACCGAGTATCGAAGTTTTGAAAAAAATATCCATTGCCTTGAACGTTTCAACCGATGATTTAATACAGTCTGATAAGTATTAA